From Zea mays cultivar B73 chromosome 3, Zm-B73-REFERENCE-NAM-5.0, whole genome shotgun sequence:
TTTTTATGCTGAGGCTGAATTTAGTAAATTATATAATTATGTATAGGTGGTAATATGTTTGATGCTGAGGAAGACTGCTCCACTTATGAGTTATGTTCAGGTATTCCTTGTGTCCTTTTGTGAAAACGATaatttattttatgtatttaAATACAAAGTCTTGCATCACACTTGTCCTTCTCTCATGTTTTTATGTTCACATGGTTTGTTTAATTCCTAGTCTTCTAATACTCGGTTTAGTTTTTACCTATACTCTTACCTGTATGAAATCTTCCTAAGCAAAATTTGGGGTACCCTTTTGTCTACAAGCTAATAGTTTCTTTTGAACTCAACATTCAAATAGATTTATGGGACTTTTATTATTGCATTTTATAGGGGCATCCAAAGATAGTTGTCCAGCTTGTTGACCTGATTGGCATCACATCGATAATGGAGGTAAGTTTATCATGAATTATTTTAAATTAATGAATTGTTGGGTGCATTTGGTTGATGTTGTCCCCGAATTCTTTAGGTGCTGATACGACTGATTGGTGCTGATGAGACCATATATTCAAACTATGGTGATACATTGCAGTGGTTAGAAAATACAGATGTCCTTGAAATGATTGCAGACAAGTTTGGCTCATCGGTAAGTTAAAAAATCTCTAATGCATGGGAACATATTTAGGACATAAGCGATGGTGACATCGTTTGGCAGGAAATTGCAAGCATAAATTCCTATTTTAGTTATATATTTGATTTTGAAGGGCAAGCCTGGTGCAatggtgagagctgtctcactgaGTCACTAGGTCGCGGGTTCGAAGCATCCTCTCCGCATTTGTGGGGAGGAGGCTTGCCTCGGTTATTTCTTTCCCAGatcccactcatgtgggagcctcttGACACTGGGTCTGCTCTTTTTTAGTTACATATTTGATCACTGGTCTGCTCAGAAACAGAAACTTTGCATTCAATTGAAACATTCTTACCTCTATGACATGGATAACAGTGTCCATCTCAATTATGCAACAAAAGTAACAGGGAAACCACCATATTGAAAGCTGGAAAATAAATTTCTGTAATCCTCCAAACATTTAAAAGTAATGAAACCTTCATTACTAATCTAGTTTACTGGCAGTGCTTTGgctatgcattatattatatggtTTAGTGCCTAATCATAGATAGGTAGGCTATGTTCTTATCAGGTATTAGGTGGCAGGCGGTGCTTGGGTGACTGATTTTCTTTAAGTTATAACAGTTTTTGTCGGTTGCTTTTCTATGTAGGAATACACTTGTGCGTTGACTTGTACACCCAATTAAAATAATAAATACTCTCTCCTTCCTGGAATGATAAGCATATCTTGTATGTGAAAATATTATAAACCTTGACCGAGAATTATTCAAATTCTGTACAAGTTAAGGACAGAACCTGCATCAATAGATTTGTATGCAAGGCGCCTCTGAGGTGATACTGTTTTTTGCTCACATGACTATTATAAGAGAAATTAAGGGTCAAAATGTATTTTGTGTTAATTTCCCCTTATCAAAATACGCTTATCGTTTTGGGACGGAGGGACTATTTAAAGCCCATTCCATGAAGTCATGAACAGTCATTTCTTCCTAGTCTCCTCTGTTACTATATTTCCCTAATGCACCTTGCAGCTAAGCCATAAATCATtgccatttcttctcaaattgatAGTCTCCTGTCCATTTGACTCTCCCCATCAAATTGCACACATATCCAGATATCCTTAATCACCTTGCTGATAGCTTGATTCAGTTACCGCTGCAACCAGATTGGCAAAGGTGAACCTTGAAGCATGTACTACGACACATTGTTGAATCTGGATGCACCATTTCTGCTCGTTTCATTCACAACCTGACCAGTTGCTGATGCTGGCTCAGAGGAGATGAGATGTGTAGATGAGAGAAGTTGTCTGTATACCTCCAAAGGTTAGTGGCGGGCAGTGGCCAGCCATGATGGTCAACATGTTGGATTCTCCCAGCCAACTGAAATGGCTTAGTAAGCATGTGAGCCAATTAAGATGGTGTGTTATGAGCAAAACCAAGTGGTACtgtgtatgtgtgtgtgtgtgtgggggggggggctgTTTGTACTGGAATTTTTTTTATTCTGGAATACATACTTTCTTGGATATTATGCCGTCTTTGGTAGTTTGAGGACATAGTTCTTAAGGCGGTAAGACGAGACAAGGAGTTGGGCCATCGCCTGgatgcctaggcgacgcctaggcgctTACTAAGGCGAGCAAGATGACGCCTTACCAATTAAAGAAAAGACAGAACAACAACATATatgaggaagaaaaagaaaaagggagaaagaaaaaaagaagGAAGGGGTAGAAGAGATGGCCCAGCCCACCAGGCAGGCAGCCCATATATCCTCCGGTTAGGGTTGCTCCCATCTCACTGTCGCCGCTCGTCCACAACCATGCATCGCTGCTCCTGCTCCCCCAAGCTCGGCGGCGCTCCCCCGAGTCTCAGCGTCGCCGCTCCCCCGAGCTCGGCACTCCCCCGAGTTTTGCCGCCGCTCCCCCGAGCTCGGCACTCCCCCGAGCTCGGCACTCCCCCGAGTTTTGCGCCACCGCTCCCCCGAGCTCGGCACTCCCTCGAGTTCTGCGCCGCCGATCCCGCTCCCCAAAGTCTCTGCTAGGCTTCTTCCCCCTCCCCTCTTGCCGACTCTTGGCTAGGCGACGGGGACGCCTAGACTTTTTggccgcctggacgcctaggcgacgcctttgaAACCATGGTTGAGGATGAAAATTAGAGTTTTATGACATTTGACAGGGTTATACGTACTTTCTTCTCCCATAAATATTGTAGTGTTAAAACACTACTGCTGCTCAATTACATTCTATTTGTTGTAAGAAAGATcatggtagaatttttttctagcGGAAAAGTTCATGTGTATTATTGCCAAGCAGGATTCTCCTGAAGTGCATGCCAATGCTGCGGAAGTTCTATGTGCAGTTACTCGTTGTGCACCTCCGTCTCTTGCTGCGAAAATATGCAGTCCAAGGTATTCTAAATTCTAACTTCATTCTACTCACAAATTACTCATTTGGGATTTTTTTTGTCAAGAAACAATTTACATATTTTGTGTAGTGTACTAAAATTATGCTCCATGAGTTATAAAGAAACATTGTACATATCTTATCTAGAAACCTCACCCCATATAAGTGGGCATTTCATTGTTTACTTCCCTTCTCATGACTTACTTTTTTTTGTTATGTTCTATGAAAATTACAGTTTTGTTGGAAGGTTGTTCCATCATGCTCTTGAAGAATCAAGACCCAAATCTGTTCTGGTTCATTCACTATCAGTGTGCATATCTTTGCTGGATCCGAAAAGACTAGCATCAGCTTCGTATCAAGCATTCAGAAGCAACTTAAGTCATGGGGCATTGGTCACAGCCAGTCCAGAGACAGTTGATGGCATGCTTGACAGTTTAGGTGAGTGTTGGATATTTCATGCATATTTATTTGGTTTGAAGCATCTTGCTTCATAATTTATAGGCCTTAGGACTTGGGAAATTATATGCTACCTTGCTTCATAATTGGTGGGCTTAGAAATATATGCTGGACACCGATTCTTATTCTATATATTTGTTGATTTATTGGTATGACTGACATAAGTTTTTAGGCAACTTGCTGAAGTTACTGGACACTTCGGCTACTGAAAGCGGGTTGCCAACAACTTATGGATCTTTGCGCCCACCTCTTGGAAAACATCGTCTGAAGGTACAAGATGACACACTGCCCTTTTACAATTAACCATGGACTTCAGTGACCAAATCTTATTGCATAAACTCTTTGTTTCTCATATGAATGGATTTACATGTTACATTACATATATTCACTTCTATTTTTGCTCATCATAATTTTGCTATAGTTTCTACCTTTTATGGACATTATTGTGGGTGAGATGTTGGGTTGGTTCTGTTTTTTTAGTAGCTTTGGTAAGGGAAAAAAATGAGCTTGAGCGCTATTGGAGATTGAATGATCTCTTGGTGAGAAGCTGACCAGGCATGCCTGATATCACCTTGTTTAGTTGTTGCCCTGTGCCCAAAAATGCTTGAATATGGATTTCCTGTTTATTTATGTTTTTTTGTGCCTTTTAGCTAAAGAAAGATGAGTAAAATTGCTTGAATATGAGTGGTTCTTCAAAAAAACAATACTATAAATGTTCAATTGAGATTATCTGATATGTTGGAATATGAGTGAATTGCTCACGTCTGCCAATCACCTTAAGCTTTTGGTTTGAACTGGTCGGTGCATGCAGTTTATATGGTATTAAAGCCAGAGGTCTTGAGTCCGAATCCTGGTTAGcataattaaataaaatataagtgCTGCTAGCTCCTATTCCATGTCTAAGGCTTGAGGGTGCCTCCacgttagggcttgttcggttattcccaatacacatggattggatgggattggaaaaaattgtgaagaagtttgacttgtttgggattcaaacccatccaatcccgctcaatccacatggattgagagctaaccgaacaagcccttagtggGAATGTTGGAATATAAGGGAATTGTCCATCTCTCTCTCCTTCAACTTAAgattttgggttgaactggtcgGTGCATACAACTTAATACAATTCACCTCCCTTAATACAATCTACCTCCCTTATCCTCTCTATGTATGCTTCTTTCCTAAGCCTTAAGTGGTTGAACACTAAACGAAAGAAATGATCCTTTGATCTCTAAAAGCTAGAAAAGCATCAAGCAAGGAACAGAGCTTTAAGCACCTTCATGGAGACTAAGAAGCCTCTCTGTGTGTGACAACATGGCTTTAAATGATGTAGACCATTGCTGGTGTGGCTCCAAGTAGCAGCTCAGGACCCTTGTATTTCACTGCACTGCAGACTGAGGTGATGAACAATGTGTTAACTAAGATTATTTAGGTACCGCTTAAGATGGTGCTGTCATCTAGCAGGTGCTAGATTTTGGTCGCATGGCTTGGTCTAATTATGCTTCTGGGAAGATCAAGGTTGTATTAGCATTTGCTTGTCTAGATTACTAAGCAAACATACCTCAAGCACATTATACCTCAAGCACATTCATCTGTACTGAGGCCTGACCATGTATATTGTTGCCTGGACATAACGAAAAAGGCTCATAGAGAACTTATCCATGGCTAGACCTAACAATGGATTTGGATCATCCAAAATCCAAATGGACTCAACCTGCGTAGGATTTAATTGGACGAATGCTGTTCAGATCTAGATATCCATTGCCACGAGGCCCAAAACAATGTGACGCATTTGGATACCAGAGGGAAAGGGCAGACCAAGTGCTAGAGGCTCCCACATGAGGGGTTTAGGGaagggataaaccgaggcaagcctCCCCACAAATGCGGAGAGGCTGCACAAGGCCTGCCCTTAATTTGGATATCAGAGGGAAATATCTACAAACTCGTTGGTCTTTGTTGAACACATTTGTGGTGGCAGACACTTGTTACCGGGCAGCAGCAGCGTCCACTTGTTGCCACCCTAGTGCCCCTGGCAGAAGCATCCTTCGGCTGCTAGCGTATCATCAGTTCATTTCTTTGTTAGGCAGCCAGCGCCCACTTGTTccagtctcttcttaatataataccgggagggcggtctttccctccccggtcGAGTTTTTTTGTCAGGCTGTCACACCTTTACGCTATGCCTTTTTAATCCCTTCTGCCCTccgtccccccccccccacctcaaCACAGCCATACTTGATATTTGCGCTCCCTTGATTTGGTCCGGTGGCCATGGCGGTGGACTGGCAGGAGGGCCAACATCTGCGGCTTCTTTGGCAGCCTCAACACGCTGGATCTTTGCTCCAGGTGCTATTGCGGCCTGAACAAGCAGCAGCCAGCAGGTGTGGCGCCTGAACCTCCAGCCCGGTCAACCTTCCTCTTTGAGTCTTTGGCGTGGTCTCTCCTGAGCTCAAGCCTTTGGTTGCAGACTCTTCAGGTTCCAAGGAGAGCAGCTGCTAGAAAACGCATGTGCCTGACAGGTTTCAAGTGCTACTGTGGTGCCACCTTCTGTGGCGTGCACGTGGGCACATTTGGCTTCCAGGCCTCTGGCCGTGACACCATCGTGTGGCCAACCGTGAATAATTTGGATGATTTGACTGATGTGGTAATGGATTGGTGTTCTGCACATGCTAGTGGTTTGGATaggatatgtgcatcactttagtTGGACTCCTTTTGGTTGGGAGTTGGACTCCTTTTGGTTGGGATCTATCCATGGCATACATGCGTGTGTTTTGTCGGCATCAAGTGCTAGTCTGTCTTCCGCTAGATGACATTTTATTGGTTTTCATTTTGTGAATATTATTGTGCCTGCTGTTTTTCTTGTTCATTTTGATGCTAATCTGGATTTAATCTTGTTTTTTTTCCAGATTGTAGAATTCATCTCTGTGCTGCTTACAATTGGAAGTGAAACTGCTGAAAAAGAGCTAAGAAGGCAGTCAGCAATAAAGCGCTCGATTGATTTGTTCTTTGAGTATGTGTGGATATGTTTTTTTTGGAACTCTTCTGTTTCTCCGGTCAAAAGCCCCCCTTTTATGTTTTTTGTAACACAGGTATCCATATAACAACTTTTTGCACCATCATGTTGAGAATATAATTGTTGCTTGCCTGGAGGGTAAAAGACCTGAAGTTGTTGAGCATGTTCTTCATGAATGTGATATTGTTGGTAAAATTCTTGTCTCAGAGAGGTTTTCATCCTTGTCGACTGAGTCTAATGGGGTAAGTTATCAATACACTGTAACTATTTTTTACTTTATCACAGAGACCTAATCCCTTTTTATTTTCTGGTGTGTCTTCTATGCTCAGCCTACTGTTCCCTCTGAAGGGAAAACCCCTCCAAGAATTGGAAATGTTGGTCACATGACAAGAATAGCCAATAAACTTATTCAGTTGGGCAATAGTAACAACACAATCCAGGCTCACTTACAGGTTCGCTTTCCTTTGTCAAATCTTTTGGCTTACGAGTGCCTGGTTTTCTGCTGACTATTGTGTTTGGTTGTTTCTTttgttttaataggaaaataatgattgggttgaatggcaaacaaatgtgCTGGTCAAACGCAATGAAGTGGAGAATGTTTATCATTGGGCTTGTGGGTACGTTCTGTTTTCTTCTCGTATCTTATATCTGCTATCGATTGGTTTCGTTTTGTCTAAACGTTGCTGCCATTGTTTTGCTGGGACAGGCGCCCGACATCTTTACATGACCGTGGTAGGGACAGCGATGATGATGACTTCCGGGACAGGGATTACGACGTGGCAGCTCTTGCTAATAACTTAAGTCAGGCATTTCGTTATGGGATATATAGCAACGATGACATTGAAGAGGTGATAACATTTAGAGTAAATAGCTTGTTGCTACTGACATACTTCACATCTATTTTTTAATGTATGATATGACATTGCCCTGAGGAAAATAGATTAGTTCCCCTTATCTCACATAAGCAAGACCAATCAGCTGTATGATGATGATGCTAACCTTTTCATGTTTGCTTTAGTATTTTTCTCGTAAATGTGGACATTCTAGAGTACTGCTACATATTATTGATGCATGTTTGTTTTGTCAATGCAGGCACAAGGATCACTTGAACGAGATGATGAGGTAATACTTCAGGGCGAACTATGTCTCCTTTATTGCTATCCTGCTCATCTTAGTTTGTTGTAACATGCAATGTGATAGTTGCAGTTTCCTGAATATGAAAGATTTGATGCAATCAGCTTTTTATGTAGAAAGGAGAGACATAATTAACTTGTTCTTTTTTGGAGGGGGGGGGGATTTGGCCATTTTGGATATGAAGTGCAATAAATATGAACTATATTGTTTTTGCTCAAGTAGAAAAAGGTTGAACTTCTATATCAGTGGACTGTTTTTCTTCATTCTCTTTCAGGATGTGTATTTTGATGATGAATCAGCTGAGGTTGTAATATCTTCTTTGCGTCTGGGAGATGACCAGGACAGGTAATTTACTATCTCGAAATGTTCTGTCACCCTTAGTTTTTATGTGATGGCTGATAGATTATGCATGTATGTGTTTATAAGCAGCTCCCTCTTTACAAATTCAAATTGGTTCACATTTGATGGAGAGAGAGGCATTGATGATCGTTTATCTGCCTCTGTTCCTTCATCATCCCCCAATTCTCTGGAGACTTCACTAGAGGCCGAGGAAGCTGATGATGGTAAAGTCATTGGCACTGAGGATGAAATGGAAACAGTATATCTTGGAAATGGTAGTGCTGAGGAGGTAAAAGATGTAGCAGAATGTAATGAACAGCCAAATTGTTGTACTGAGGATGAGCGATTGAAAAATACTGAAGGGATTGAACGGCATCCAGATGTTTCAAATCACTATACCGACATATGTACAAATGAGGCTGCCTCTGCTGCAGCAGAATCTTCAGCCCCATCAGTTGAGATAGTGGCAAAGAAAACAGTAGATGAACCATCGGAGGCAGAAAGAACAGTGGATGAACCGGCAGAATCATCTTTGGACAGTTCTGTCTCTATACCTTTGCCTGCTCCTGTTAATGGTAGTGAGCCTGCCAACTCGGAAGCCTCTTCCGAACAAGTTGCCCATGACACTGATGTGCAGCAACCAGTCAAGGAAGCTCCTGATGAGGACGTTAATGCAAAGAAAACTGATGTAGCCAAAGCAAGCGAGTGAATTAGCAACATGTTGGACTGAGCTGATCAGAGCAATTACTTGCGAACTGAAAACACTGGAGTGTAGCCTGTGCTCAGCTGCCACAAGATAGCCTGAAGCAAACTGCTGTACAATAAGCAAGTGATTGTTCTGCCATCAACGGTGGCATATCACTGTACAAATGAGCACCATTGACTAACGCACATAAGTCGCCTTGTCTGAAACTGGTCATTTTCTTTGAAATTCACCCTCCAGTTCATGTGCTTTGGTGGCAGACGTCGTGGCATGGTATATGGTACCTGAGAACATTCTTTGGGTGGCAACTGGTTTTGGCTACTTAGTCTTCTGTTGCCTGTAATATGAGATGTGATGTTATTTCTAGTCTAGCTATTGTTGTAATTTTTTTGGACTCTACATGTGTCAGTTCGACTTCGAACAATTTTTTTATAAAGATTCGTCACTGCATTAGAGGACCCCTCTTGATCGACGGCTTGTCTCCACGACTCCACCCTCacgtcctcctctctctctctctctcagcaTTTACTCCATTTAATCctaatagctttgataccacgttACTCCACGTCTCTGAGCTTGTGGAGAATATTCATCCATTGTCACCCACCGGGTGGTTCGCCTCTAGATCACGGAATCACTACCAATAAAAAATAGTGGCTATCACTCTTCATGGTGGTGGCAACCCTACTCACTTCGAAGTTAACTAGTCATGATTTTCTAAGGTTTAGTTAGCGTATCTGCATAAGGTCTCATTACAGCCTAAACTCCATGATGCAAGGTTCACACGTGACAATTTATTACAGTGTATGCTCTATATATCTCTATATGGAGGCTAGCGCCACAATTAAGTGTCAGGTAATACATAGGCAACGTTGCCACACTCTACCCACAGGACAGCCCATTGTGTTGTCTTACCTTCTTACTTGAACATAGGTGCGTCGTTGTAAATACATTACGCTTCTTAGTATTCACATGTTGGAACCCATACACTTTTATGGGGTACTGAATCCCAAAAAATAAATATTCCACAACGCATccctcatatatacatatgtgtaacatgtatataatcgAACACTATTTTTGCTCTCTCCTGTACCGACGTTTGTTCGATCATGATCTCATaactcaccttacctgagcgttgATCCATTCAATACTAAATGCCCccaaaataacattacacatatATGACGTACCTTCCAAGTTGTGGGTTAGTAGTTTGTATCTTAAGCTAAGTCACTAATAGTCCTTAACTTAACCATATACTATTTGCACTTCTACTGCCAGGCCTTTAACCAGGTTTAAGTTTCCCAAAATCATTTGGTCTCAAAATCTTTTGAAGGATTTTTCAAAATATTATTCTAATGTTCCTAAACATGGGTGCATGCTCCGATGCCAGCTGTCACAACCCAACCAATTTATCGAGCCTAGGTACACCAATTCTTGCCCTTAAGGCCTCAGATGGATATGTAAGTGTACCAGATAACTTACCCATGGTGTTGAGTTTCTATGAACTCGTTCATTCATTCCCAAAGATCGACGTTCACTCATGGTTGAGAATATTACAATAATCATACATTTGAAAACATAaacaattgaaagggaaatgtgcccttgggccatttctaagta
This genomic window contains:
- the LOC103652598 gene encoding uncharacterized protein LOC103652598 encodes the protein MFWRMTGLSAASPVDTILDKENFTLEELLDEDEIIQECKALNSRLINFLRDKSQVEQLLHYILEEVPEDAERKRSFKFPFIACEIFTCEIDVILRTLVEDEELMDLLFSFVKPDHPHSTLLSGYFSKVVICLMLRKTAPLMSYVQGHPKIVVQLVDLIGITSIMEVLIRLIGADETIYSNYGDTLQWLENTDVLEMIADKFGSSDSPEVHANAAEVLCAVTRCAPPSLAAKICSPSFVGRLFHHALEESRPKSVLVHSLSVCISLLDPKRLASASYQAFRSNLSHGALVTASPETVDGMLDSLGNLLKLLDTSATESGLPTTYGSLRPPLGKHRLKIVEFISVLLTIGSETAEKELRRQSAIKRSIDLFFEYPYNNFLHHHVENIIVACLEGKRPEVVEHVLHECDIVGKILVSERFSSLSTESNGPTVPSEGKTPPRIGNVGHMTRIANKLIQLGNSNNTIQAHLQENNDWVEWQTNVLVKRNEVENVYHWACGRPTSLHDRGRDSDDDDFRDRDYDVAALANNLSQAFRYGIYSNDDIEEAQGSLERDDEDVYFDDESAEVVISSLRLGDDQDSSLFTNSNWFTFDGERGIDDRLSASVPSSSPNSLETSLEAEEADDGKVIGTEDEMETVYLGNGSAEEVKDVAECNEQPNCCTEDERLKNTEGIERHPDVSNHYTDICTNEAASAAAESSAPSVEIVAKKTVDEPSEAERTVDEPAESSLDSSVSIPLPAPVNGSEPANSEASSEQVAHDTDVQQPVKEAPDEDVNAKKTDVAKASE